In a genomic window of Rhodovulum sp. P5:
- a CDS encoding metalloregulator ArsR/SmtB family transcription factor produces the protein MILPVLTALAEPTRLEAMRLLDDGSEHCVCELMARLDATQSRMSRHMKVLKQAGLVTDRRDAQWVRYRRNPNLPPEIAAVLAAVLDAAAAGERNVA, from the coding sequence ATGATCCTCCCTGTCCTCACCGCGCTTGCGGAACCGACCCGGCTGGAGGCGATGCGCCTGCTTGATGACGGGTCCGAACATTGCGTCTGCGAATTGATGGCCCGGCTCGACGCCACGCAAAGCCGGATGTCGCGGCACATGAAGGTGCTGAAACAGGCGGGCCTCGTGACCGACCGGCGCGATGCGCAATGGGTCCGATATCGCCGAAACCCGAACCTGCCGCCCGAGATCGCGGCGGTTCTGGCGGCGGTGCTGGATGCGGCCGCAGCCGGCGAAAGGAACGTCGCATGA
- a CDS encoding GAK system CofD-like protein, protein MAGTKITIERDAELPDALRVSRAMSAPHLGPRLLFFSGGSALNGIARELKRYTFNSIHLITPFDSGGSSQELRKAFDMPAVGDLRSRLMALADETVLGQPEIFALFSHRLARDAPQARLRSEVQDLARGRSPLIKAIARPMRTLIQSFLQDFASHAPDGFDYRNASIGNLIIAGGYLRNDRALEPVLFLMSKMVDVRGTVRAVVDANLHLGVELADGRRIIGQRHMTGKEVPPLDVPIRRAFLSDGQNDLSPQDVPLSKRNRKLIAQADVICYAPGSLYSSIVANLLPAGVGQAIAARHVPKIYLPSLGHDPEAAGHSLADQVSAILAPLRADAGDRLPDCQLISHVLCDVGQTRAACDAVTERHGIPCARLDLADDSRADQSRYDARKVCEALLSVV, encoded by the coding sequence ATGGCCGGCACGAAGATCACGATCGAGCGCGACGCAGAGCTGCCCGATGCGCTGCGCGTTTCCCGTGCGATGAGCGCACCACATCTTGGCCCACGGCTTCTGTTTTTCAGCGGTGGCAGCGCGCTGAACGGGATCGCGCGGGAATTGAAACGCTATACGTTCAATTCCATCCATCTCATCACGCCGTTCGACAGTGGCGGCAGTTCGCAGGAATTGCGCAAGGCCTTCGACATGCCGGCCGTGGGCGATTTGCGCAGCCGCCTGATGGCCCTGGCCGACGAAACCGTTCTGGGTCAGCCTGAAATCTTTGCGCTGTTTTCGCATCGGCTGGCCCGCGACGCCCCGCAGGCGCGACTGCGAAGCGAAGTACAGGATCTGGCCCGCGGCCGGTCCCCGCTGATCAAGGCGATTGCCAGGCCGATGCGGACCCTGATCCAGTCCTTCCTGCAGGATTTCGCAAGCCACGCGCCCGACGGGTTCGACTATCGCAATGCCAGCATCGGCAACCTGATCATCGCCGGGGGGTATCTGCGTAATGACCGGGCGCTGGAGCCTGTGCTGTTTCTGATGTCCAAGATGGTCGATGTGCGGGGCACCGTGCGGGCCGTGGTCGACGCAAACCTGCATCTTGGCGTCGAACTGGCCGATGGGCGCCGCATCATCGGACAGCGCCACATGACGGGCAAGGAAGTGCCGCCGCTTGACGTGCCGATCCGCCGCGCCTTTCTCAGCGACGGGCAGAACGACCTTTCCCCACAAGACGTGCCGTTGTCCAAGCGCAACCGAAAGCTGATCGCGCAGGCCGATGTGATCTGCTACGCGCCGGGCAGCCTGTATTCCAGCATCGTGGCCAATCTGCTGCCGGCCGGCGTGGGACAGGCCATTGCCGCCCGGCATGTGCCCAAGATCTATCTTCCCAGCCTCGGGCATGACCCCGAAGCGGCAGGTCACAGCCTGGCCGATCAGGTGTCGGCGATCCTTGCTCCCCTGAGGGCCGATGCCGGCGACCGGCTGCCCGACTGCCAACTGATCTCACATGTTCTGTGCGATGTCGGGCAAACGCGTGCGGCTTGCGATGCGGTCACGGAACGCCACGGCATCCCCTGTGCAAGGCTCGATCTGGCCGATGACAGCCGGGCCGACCAGTCCCGCTATGATGCGCGCAAGGTCTGCGAAGCGCTGCTTTCCGTGGTCTGA
- a CDS encoding FeoA family protein, with the protein MTRTLNIRESAGETPHIARQSWGVPGRGDSIADSEDCRHAAGQSCCVPSGAPSDCLSGPNACPLALADEGVWLRVVALRSGRNAHHRLTDMGLAVGARVRILKRGGGCPMLIGVGDCRLALGHGLAGKVLVEPANDDGGEA; encoded by the coding sequence ATGACCAGAACTCTCAACATCCGCGAAAGCGCAGGCGAAACGCCGCATATCGCACGTCAGTCTTGGGGTGTTCCCGGTCGGGGTGACAGCATCGCAGACAGCGAGGATTGTCGCCATGCCGCGGGTCAGTCCTGTTGCGTGCCGAGTGGTGCTCCGTCCGATTGCCTGTCCGGGCCGAATGCATGCCCGCTTGCTCTGGCCGACGAGGGCGTATGGCTGCGGGTCGTGGCGTTGCGGTCGGGCCGGAATGCCCATCATCGCCTGACCGACATGGGGCTTGCCGTGGGCGCGCGGGTCCGCATCCTGAAGCGTGGCGGTGGCTGCCCGATGCTGATCGGGGTGGGTGACTGTCGTCTGGCGCTTGGTCATGGCCTTGCCGGCAAGGTGCTTGTGGAACCGGCGAATGACGATGGGGGCGAGGCATGA
- a CDS encoding heavy-metal-associated domain-containing protein produces MKFSVPDMSCGHCTAAIEKAIMAKDAAAKVGCDLDTRTVAVTTSLSEADLAAALEQAGYAATPLATDA; encoded by the coding sequence ATGAAATTCAGCGTGCCTGATATGAGCTGCGGCCATTGCACCGCCGCAATCGAGAAAGCCATCATGGCGAAAGATGCCGCGGCAAAGGTCGGCTGCGATCTCGACACGCGCACCGTCGCCGTAACGACGTCGTTGAGCGAGGCCGATCTTGCCGCCGCCCTCGAACAGGCAGGATATGCGGCAACGCCACTCGCCACGGATGCCTGA
- a CDS encoding PAS domain-containing methyl-accepting chemotaxis protein, with protein sequence MRLWRKAFGQDPHAFRHRALADAADRIQAIIWFDPSGKILDANANFLKTVGYELTEIQGKHHSLFMDRDEAESPDYATFWKELGRGTTQAKRFKRVGKHGRHIWLQATYTPTYGDDGKIDKIVKFATDITREHAVDVETRAMLDAVSRSQAVIEFDSSGTILEANENFLNTMGYALNEIVAEHHSIFVDPEDAASPDYTAFWQRLGRGEFQAAQYKRLGKNGREVWIQATYNPVLDDDGKVMKIVKFATDITEETLRNIATEGLARGLQDLADGKKHVRMGAEVAGEFTGLRENFNRAMERHERLVEAIMHDSDRMLHEIEDLAQIAGDLSGRADVQASTLKETAVAMGIVSDARPAPSSKGPDGQARAGEGKSKVQQTVEETVEAMRLIEQGSGQISQIVETINEISLQTNLLALNASVEAARAGEAGKGFAVVASEVRALAQKTADATNQIEDLVKKNSRQVNEGAEYVSATGNVLTRIVEALTKLNSLTDQTASLAERSASGASDLTGRARGLRDLAQSMDSTTGEDSIDTYHQQAANF encoded by the coding sequence ATGAGGTTATGGCGTAAGGCCTTCGGGCAAGATCCGCACGCGTTCAGGCACCGCGCCCTTGCCGACGCGGCCGACAGGATTCAGGCGATCATCTGGTTTGACCCATCGGGCAAGATCCTCGACGCGAACGCCAATTTCCTGAAGACCGTCGGCTATGAGCTCACCGAAATTCAGGGCAAGCACCATTCGCTGTTTATGGACCGCGACGAGGCCGAGAGCCCGGACTATGCCACCTTCTGGAAGGAACTCGGCCGCGGTACCACGCAGGCCAAGCGCTTCAAGCGCGTGGGCAAACACGGGCGCCACATCTGGCTTCAGGCGACCTACACGCCCACATACGGCGACGATGGCAAGATCGACAAGATCGTGAAATTCGCCACCGATATCACGCGGGAACACGCCGTCGACGTCGAAACAAGGGCAATGCTCGACGCGGTGTCGCGCAGCCAGGCCGTGATCGAATTCGACAGTTCGGGCACGATCCTTGAGGCCAACGAGAACTTCCTCAACACGATGGGCTATGCCCTGAACGAGATCGTCGCGGAACACCACTCGATCTTTGTCGACCCCGAAGATGCGGCCAGCCCCGACTACACCGCGTTCTGGCAACGCCTTGGGCGAGGAGAGTTTCAGGCGGCGCAATACAAGCGGCTGGGCAAGAACGGGCGCGAGGTCTGGATTCAGGCCACGTATAACCCGGTCTTGGACGATGACGGCAAGGTCATGAAGATCGTCAAATTCGCGACCGACATCACCGAAGAGACATTGCGCAACATCGCAACCGAGGGGCTGGCCCGCGGCCTTCAGGATCTGGCCGACGGCAAGAAGCATGTCAGGATGGGGGCTGAGGTTGCAGGCGAGTTCACCGGCTTGCGCGAGAACTTCAACCGGGCGATGGAGCGCCACGAACGGCTTGTCGAGGCCATCATGCACGACAGCGACCGGATGCTGCACGAGATCGAGGACCTTGCGCAAATCGCCGGCGATTTGTCCGGCCGTGCAGATGTTCAGGCGTCAACGCTGAAAGAAACCGCCGTGGCCATGGGGATCGTGTCGGACGCGCGACCCGCACCATCGTCAAAAGGCCCCGATGGGCAAGCCCGCGCGGGCGAAGGCAAATCGAAGGTTCAGCAGACGGTTGAGGAAACCGTCGAAGCCATGCGGCTGATCGAACAGGGCTCTGGCCAGATTTCGCAGATCGTCGAGACGATCAACGAGATTTCGCTTCAGACCAACCTGCTGGCACTGAATGCCAGCGTCGAGGCCGCGCGGGCTGGCGAGGCGGGCAAGGGCTTCGCCGTCGTGGCATCAGAGGTTCGGGCGCTGGCCCAGAAAACGGCCGACGCGACGAACCAGATCGAGGATCTGGTCAAGAAGAATTCCCGTCAGGTGAACGAGGGCGCCGAATATGTGTCGGCAACCGGCAACGTCCTGACCCGGATCGTCGAAGCTCTCACAAAGCTGAACAGCCTGACCGATCAGACCGCATCGCTCGCCGAAAGAAGTGCCAGCGGCGCATCCGACTTGACCGGTCGCGCACGGGGCCTGCGCGATCTCGCCCAATCGATGGACAGCACCACGGGTGAGGACAGCATCGACACCTACCATCAGCAGGCCGCGAATTTCTGA
- a CDS encoding NUDIX domain-containing protein, which translates to MRAVIRNGDRVLVQVKERPGLGRYLTLPGGRQEFGETMQACLVRECEEEIGIAPAIGGLLHVADVLQTRPDGPRHLTEMLFACTLPPEYTPQMGPRPDKRQVATIWADPVTDGPLFLPRYDRVLMQSDAPAYLGCFSHEIA; encoded by the coding sequence GTGCGGGCCGTCATCCGAAACGGTGATCGGGTGTTGGTTCAGGTGAAAGAGCGCCCCGGCCTTGGGCGCTATCTGACCCTGCCCGGCGGCCGGCAGGAGTTCGGTGAAACCATGCAGGCCTGCCTTGTCCGTGAATGCGAAGAGGAAATCGGCATCGCCCCGGCCATCGGCGGGCTGTTGCATGTGGCCGATGTCTTGCAGACCCGGCCCGATGGGCCGCGCCATCTGACCGAGATGCTGTTCGCCTGCACGCTGCCGCCGGAGTACACCCCGCAGATGGGCCCCCGACCCGACAAACGGCAGGTCGCCACGATCTGGGCCGATCCGGTCACCGACGGCCCGCTGTTTCTGCCCCGATATGACCGCGTGCTAATGCAGTCGGATGCGCCCGCCTATCTTGGGTGTTTCAGCCATGAAATTGCCTGA
- a CDS encoding FeoC-like transcriptional regulator — protein sequence MLLSDIRSYCAEAQNVSLQELSNRFDTDPEAMRGMMEVLEGKGMIRSCGDAPARSCGGCRGCSLGCGAQAPFSDATYQWVGRARRKTR from the coding sequence ATGCTTTTGTCCGACATCCGCTCCTATTGTGCCGAGGCTCAAAATGTCTCTCTTCAAGAGCTTTCGAACCGGTTCGACACCGACCCCGAAGCGATGCGGGGGATGATGGAGGTGCTGGAAGGGAAAGGCATGATCCGCAGTTGCGGTGACGCCCCGGCCCGATCTTGCGGAGGCTGCCGCGGCTGTTCCCTTGGCTGCGGAGCGCAAGCGCCCTTTTCCGACGCCACCTACCAGTGGGTCGGGCGTGCGAGAAGAAAGACCCGCTGA
- a CDS encoding DUF411 domain-containing protein: MTGPALARRGFLLSAAAGLVVAAPALAAAGPRIHVVTDPGCGCCSAWMRILDADGFRVTKEAAAGVALIRYKLDKGVPHSMVSCHTAMVAGYVVEGHVPPADIWRLLADRPDAVGLAVPGMPYGSPGMGPESRREAYDVFLLRRDGSTEVFASYDAA, encoded by the coding sequence ATGACCGGACCCGCACTCGCGCGCAGGGGGTTCCTGTTGTCGGCGGCGGCAGGGCTTGTTGTGGCGGCGCCTGCGCTGGCCGCAGCGGGACCACGCATTCACGTCGTCACGGATCCCGGTTGCGGATGTTGCTCCGCATGGATGCGGATCCTCGACGCCGACGGCTTCCGCGTGACCAAAGAGGCGGCGGCCGGTGTGGCGCTCATCCGCTACAAGCTGGACAAGGGCGTGCCGCACAGCATGGTCTCTTGCCATACCGCGATGGTGGCGGGGTATGTGGTCGAGGGCCATGTGCCCCCGGCCGACATCTGGCGCCTGTTGGCCGACCGTCCGGATGCGGTGGGACTGGCGGTGCCCGGTATGCCTTATGGCTCGCCCGGCATGGGACCGGAAAGCCGGCGCGAGGCCTATGACGTGTTCCTCCTCCGAAGGGATGGATCGACCGAGGTCTTCGCCAGCTACGACGCCGCCTGA
- a CDS encoding thioredoxin family protein: MKNVKVYGPGCKRCDTTADMVKETAARLGIAVEVEKVTDAKSIAMAGVMSTPGISIDGKLVHAGGLPEGSKLEGWLSA, encoded by the coding sequence ATGAAGAACGTCAAGGTCTATGGCCCCGGCTGCAAGCGCTGCGACACGACCGCAGATATGGTGAAGGAAACCGCCGCACGGCTGGGCATCGCCGTCGAGGTGGAGAAGGTGACGGATGCGAAATCCATTGCCATGGCGGGCGTGATGTCGACGCCGGGGATCAGCATCGACGGCAAGCTGGTTCATGCGGGCGGGCTGCCGGAAGGGAGCAAGCTGGAAGGCTGGCTCTCCGCTTGA
- the feoB gene encoding Fe(2+) transporter permease subunit FeoB, translating to MTALTIATAGNPNCGKTTLFNALTGSRQRVGNWAGVTVERKEGSFTHGDASVTVVDLPGTYSLGSVSETGLDESVARDYILSGEPDLVINIVDASNLERNLYLTAQLVEMRVPMIVALNMIDMAEENGVRVDPVALSKRIGCPVVPIVASRKKGVEALKDAILAAAEAPAAPEANVSHPTEVEAAISALLPAVTDLAHSRRVDPRWLAVKLLDGDPAAEAMADPALRTLAEEERIRVEDSLDEDIDILLADARYGFAHGLARACVKRTHRISHTLSDRIDTVVLNRVLGIPIFLFVMYLMFLFAINFASAFIDFFDILTGTLLVDWLTEMLTGAGAPEWLIALLPQGVGAGIQTVATFIPVIGFLFLFLTFLEDSGYMSRAAFVMDRSMRAIGLPGKSFIPMILGFGCTVPAVMATRTLDNRRDRIMTAMMAPFMSCGARLPVYVLFAAAFFPTGGQNIVFALYLLGIAAAVLTGLVLKNTLLRGQTSPLIMELPPYHIPTLKSVLRTTWERLKGFLFKAGKMIVAVVVVLGFLNSLGTDGSFGNEDSDRSVLASIGKAVTPVVEPIGIHEENWPATVGLFTGIFAKEAVVGTLNALYGQMAEDETDEVETFSVMAGISEALASIPANMADAVASLADPLGLNIGDVTDQAATAADQGVDAGIFGAMVARFDGTAGAFAYLLMILLYAPCVAATGAIWRETGTRWALFAVSWTTGLAYGSAVIAYQASRLATHPATAGSWIAGVLVVLASVLVAMRLASSAATRRPASSSVPAE from the coding sequence ATGACCGCGCTGACAATCGCCACCGCCGGCAACCCCAATTGCGGCAAGACGACCTTGTTCAACGCTCTGACCGGGTCGCGTCAGCGCGTCGGCAACTGGGCCGGCGTCACCGTCGAGCGCAAGGAAGGCAGCTTTACCCACGGTGATGCGTCGGTCACCGTCGTCGATCTGCCCGGCACCTATTCATTGGGCAGCGTGTCCGAAACCGGCCTCGATGAAAGCGTCGCGCGCGACTACATCCTGTCGGGCGAACCGGACCTCGTCATCAACATCGTCGATGCCTCCAACCTTGAGCGCAACCTGTATCTGACCGCGCAACTGGTCGAGATGCGCGTGCCGATGATCGTCGCGCTGAACATGATCGACATGGCCGAGGAAAACGGCGTGCGCGTCGATCCCGTCGCCTTGTCAAAGCGGATCGGCTGTCCGGTTGTCCCCATCGTGGCGTCCCGCAAGAAGGGCGTCGAAGCCCTGAAGGATGCCATCCTGGCCGCCGCAGAGGCCCCGGCCGCGCCCGAGGCGAATGTCTCCCATCCGACCGAGGTCGAAGCGGCAATTTCCGCGCTTTTGCCCGCGGTGACGGATCTGGCCCATTCCCGGCGGGTCGACCCGCGCTGGCTGGCGGTCAAACTGCTGGATGGCGATCCCGCGGCCGAGGCGATGGCAGACCCCGCGCTTCGCACCCTTGCAGAGGAAGAACGGATCCGGGTCGAGGACAGTCTGGACGAAGACATCGACATCCTGCTGGCCGATGCACGCTACGGCTTCGCCCATGGTCTGGCGCGTGCTTGCGTCAAGCGCACCCACCGTATTTCGCATACCCTGTCGGACCGGATCGACACGGTGGTTCTGAACCGCGTGCTCGGCATCCCGATTTTCCTGTTCGTGATGTATCTGATGTTCCTGTTTGCGATCAATTTCGCGAGCGCCTTCATCGACTTTTTCGACATCCTGACCGGCACGCTGCTGGTGGACTGGCTGACCGAGATGCTGACAGGTGCGGGCGCGCCCGAATGGCTGATCGCGCTGTTGCCGCAGGGCGTCGGCGCGGGCATCCAGACCGTCGCCACCTTCATTCCGGTCATCGGTTTCCTGTTCCTGTTCCTCACCTTCCTCGAGGATTCAGGCTACATGTCCCGCGCGGCCTTCGTGATGGACCGGTCGATGCGCGCCATCGGTCTGCCGGGCAAGTCGTTCATCCCGATGATCCTGGGCTTCGGCTGCACGGTGCCCGCGGTCATGGCGACCCGCACGCTCGACAACCGGCGCGACCGGATCATGACGGCGATGATGGCACCCTTCATGTCCTGCGGGGCGCGGCTGCCGGTTTATGTGCTGTTTGCCGCGGCCTTCTTCCCGACCGGCGGGCAGAACATCGTCTTCGCGCTTTACCTGCTGGGGATTGCCGCCGCGGTGCTGACCGGGCTGGTGCTGAAGAACACGCTCCTGCGCGGTCAGACCTCGCCCTTGATCATGGAATTGCCACCCTATCACATCCCCACCCTGAAAAGCGTGCTGCGCACCACATGGGAGCGGCTGAAGGGCTTTCTCTTCAAGGCGGGCAAGATGATCGTCGCGGTGGTGGTGGTGCTGGGCTTCCTCAACTCTCTGGGCACGGACGGATCCTTTGGAAACGAGGACAGCGACCGGTCCGTGCTTGCCTCGATCGGCAAGGCCGTCACCCCCGTGGTGGAGCCGATTGGTATCCACGAAGAGAACTGGCCCGCCACCGTCGGCCTGTTCACCGGGATCTTTGCGAAAGAGGCCGTGGTCGGCACGCTGAACGCGCTGTATGGCCAGATGGCCGAGGACGAAACCGACGAAGTGGAAACGTTCAGCGTCATGGCAGGCATCAGTGAGGCCCTAGCCTCGATCCCGGCCAACATGGCCGATGCGGTGGCCAGCCTGGCCGATCCGCTTGGCCTGAATATCGGCGATGTCACGGATCAGGCCGCCACGGCAGCGGATCAGGGCGTCGATGCGGGTATCTTCGGGGCCATGGTCGCGCGCTTTGACGGCACGGCCGGGGCCTTTGCCTATCTTCTGATGATCCTTCTCTATGCGCCCTGCGTTGCCGCCACGGGGGCGATCTGGCGTGAGACCGGCACCCGGTGGGCGCTGTTCGCGGTCAGCTGGACAACGGGGCTGGCCTATGGCTCTGCGGTCATTGCCTATCAGGCCAGCCGTCTGGCCACGCATCCCGCGACGGCCGGGTCGTGGATTGCCGGGGTGCTTGTGGTTCTCGCCTCGGTCCTGGTGGCGATGCGCCTTGCATCGTCGGCCGCCACAAGGCGGCCGGCCTCTTCCTCGGTTCCGGCCGAGTAG
- the dmeF gene encoding CDF family Co(II)/Ni(II) efflux transporter DmeF — protein MHDHTHHHSAPYAGGDGPHDHVFLGAHHDRNARRTWIVIAITATMMVVEIAAGTIFGSMALVADGWHMSTHAAALLITALAYRYARRHAHNPRFTFGTGKLGDLAGFGSAVVLGVVALLIGWESLLRLASPVEIDFTQAIAVAVIGLLVNLGSAALLHEGHDHDHHGHGHGHGHGHGHAHDNNLRAAYLHVLADALTSILAIVALLAGKAYGWVWLDPMIGIVGALVIARWSWGLLQDAGRVLVDYVPEEDDLPNEIRGVLEDDDTRITDLHVWQLGPGHHGAIVALHTDTPNAPASYRARLSHLHTLSHVTIEVEQRQVPSRAAS, from the coding sequence ATGCACGATCATACCCATCATCACAGTGCACCGTATGCCGGCGGGGACGGCCCGCATGACCATGTCTTCCTCGGCGCGCATCATGACCGCAATGCCCGCCGCACCTGGATCGTGATCGCCATCACCGCGACGATGATGGTCGTCGAGATTGCGGCCGGCACGATCTTCGGGTCCATGGCGCTGGTCGCGGATGGCTGGCATATGTCCACCCATGCCGCGGCCTTGCTGATCACGGCACTGGCCTACCGCTACGCCCGGCGCCACGCCCACAATCCGCGGTTCACCTTCGGCACCGGCAAGCTTGGCGATCTCGCGGGCTTTGGCAGTGCGGTCGTTCTGGGCGTCGTGGCGCTTCTGATCGGCTGGGAAAGTCTGCTGCGGCTTGCCAGCCCGGTCGAGATCGACTTTACGCAGGCGATCGCGGTGGCCGTGATCGGTCTTCTGGTAAATCTCGGCAGCGCCGCCTTGCTGCACGAAGGCCATGATCACGACCATCACGGTCACGGTCACGGTCATGGCCACGGTCATGGCCACGCCCATGACAATAACCTTCGCGCGGCATATCTTCACGTTCTGGCCGATGCGCTGACCTCGATCCTTGCCATCGTCGCGCTTCTGGCGGGGAAGGCCTATGGCTGGGTCTGGCTGGATCCGATGATCGGGATTGTGGGTGCATTGGTGATCGCACGCTGGTCCTGGGGGCTGCTTCAGGATGCCGGGCGTGTTCTGGTCGATTATGTGCCCGAGGAAGACGACCTGCCGAACGAAATCCGAGGCGTGCTTGAGGATGACGACACGCGCATCACCGATCTGCACGTCTGGCAGCTTGGCCCCGGGCATCACGGGGCCATCGTGGCGCTTCACACCGATACCCCCAACGCCCCCGCAAGCTATCGGGCACGCCTGTCCCACCTCCACACCCTGTCGCATGTGACCATCGAGGTAGAACAAAGGCAGGTGCCGTCCCGCGCCGCATCCTGA
- a CDS encoding permease, which produces MTTETEHFPAGPQPSWLWHLGVLAAVAAWVLVYRQLHTLAEALTALLPVARETHTGEAIAFFLYDVPKVMMLLTLIVFAMGVVRSFFSAEKTRALLSGRAEGVGNVMAAGLGILTPFCSCSAVPLFIGFVSAGVPLGVTFSFLIAAPMVNEVALVLLFGLVGWTVAVTYLLFGLAIAIVAGFVIGKLRLEGWLQDWVRGIHTSADGPGAIEGEAMTMVDRYRAGLQAVRDIVSKVWIWILAGIGIGALIHGYVPEDLMVRIMGADAWWSVPAAVILGIPMYTNAAGVIPIVEALLGKGAALGTVLAFMMSVIALSLPEMIILRQVLTLRLIAVFIGVVGSGILAVGFLFNAIF; this is translated from the coding sequence ATGACGACTGAAACCGAACATTTCCCGGCCGGTCCGCAACCAAGCTGGCTCTGGCATCTCGGCGTGCTGGCCGCCGTGGCCGCTTGGGTCCTCGTTTACCGCCAACTGCACACGCTGGCCGAGGCTTTGACCGCGCTCTTGCCGGTGGCGCGCGAGACCCATACGGGCGAGGCCATCGCCTTTTTCCTCTACGACGTGCCCAAGGTGATGATGCTGCTCACGCTGATTGTGTTCGCGATGGGCGTGGTGCGCAGTTTCTTCAGCGCCGAAAAGACCCGCGCCCTGCTCTCTGGCCGGGCCGAGGGTGTGGGCAACGTCATGGCGGCGGGGCTTGGGATCCTGACACCGTTCTGCTCCTGCTCGGCGGTGCCGCTCTTTATCGGTTTCGTCTCGGCGGGCGTGCCGCTGGGCGTCACCTTCTCGTTCCTGATCGCGGCACCGATGGTGAACGAGGTCGCGCTGGTCCTGCTGTTCGGTCTGGTCGGCTGGACGGTGGCGGTGACCTACCTGCTATTCGGGCTGGCCATCGCCATCGTCGCCGGCTTTGTCATCGGCAAGCTGCGGCTGGAAGGCTGGTTGCAGGACTGGGTGCGCGGGATCCACACAAGTGCAGATGGCCCCGGTGCGATCGAGGGCGAGGCGATGACCATGGTCGACCGCTACCGCGCCGGCCTGCAAGCGGTGCGCGATATCGTCTCAAAGGTCTGGATCTGGATCCTCGCGGGCATCGGCATCGGGGCCCTGATCCACGGCTATGTGCCAGAGGACCTGATGGTGCGGATCATGGGCGCGGATGCGTGGTGGTCGGTGCCCGCCGCGGTCATCCTTGGCATCCCCATGTACACCAACGCCGCCGGCGTGATCCCCATCGTCGAAGCCCTGTTGGGCAAGGGCGCTGCGCTGGGCACGGTGCTGGCCTTCATGATGTCGGTGATCGCTCTCAGCCTGCCCGAGATGATCATCCTGCGGCAGGTTCTGACGCTCCGCCTGATCGCCGTTTTCATCGGCGTGGTGGGCAGCGGCATCCTTGCCGTGGGTTTCCTCTTCAACGCGATATTCTGA
- a CDS encoding FeoA domain-containing protein — MMQGALPKVGETARVKGFARGNRAGRERLLTMGLTPGTEFTITRVAPLGDPVEIRVRGFALSLRKDEFALLTLEEGTR; from the coding sequence ATGATGCAAGGCGCGCTTCCGAAAGTCGGAGAGACCGCGCGGGTCAAGGGCTTCGCGCGTGGCAACCGGGCCGGCCGTGAACGTCTGCTCACCATGGGCCTGACCCCCGGCACCGAATTCACGATCACCCGCGTCGCCCCCTTGGGCGATCCCGTCGAAATCCGGGTTCGCGGTTTCGCGCTGTCGCTGCGCAAGGACGAATTCGCCCTGCTTACCCTTGAGGAGGGCACCCGATGA